Proteins encoded together in one Mycobacterium simiae window:
- a CDS encoding DUF3039 domain-containing protein, whose product MQTQTIERTDTDERVDDGTGSDTPKYFHYVKKDKIAESAVMGTHVVALCGEVFPVTKAAKPGSPVCPECKKIYERLKKG is encoded by the coding sequence ATGCAGACCCAGACGATCGAACGCACCGACACCGACGAACGCGTCGACGACGGGACCGGCAGCGATACCCCTAAGTACTTCCACTACGTCAAGAAGGACAAGATCGCCGAGAGTGCGGTCATGGGAACTCATGTCGTGGCGTTGTGTGGTGAGGTTTTTCCGGTGACGAAGGCCGCCAAACCGGGTTCGCCGGTCTGCCCGGAATGCAAGAAGATCTACGAGCGGCTCAAGAAGGGCTGA
- a CDS encoding DUF3099 domain-containing protein, which produces MWDSGGMRRGSDSGFDRFDDFDHNHGRPVLITAAEPSYEEQHRARVRKYLTLMAFRIPALILAALAYGAWHNGLISLLIVGASVPLPWMAVLIANDRPPRRSDEPRRFDNVRRTPLFPTAERPAIEAHHPPQPHPGSKGRGYDSGSGSARANWP; this is translated from the coding sequence GTGTGGGACAGTGGAGGAATGAGGCGCGGCTCCGATTCGGGGTTCGACAGGTTCGACGACTTCGACCACAACCATGGCCGGCCGGTACTGATCACGGCCGCCGAACCTTCGTACGAAGAACAACATCGAGCGCGGGTGCGTAAGTACCTCACTTTGATGGCATTCCGGATTCCCGCGCTGATCCTGGCGGCGCTCGCCTACGGCGCCTGGCACAACGGCCTGATCTCACTTCTGATCGTCGGCGCGTCGGTGCCACTGCCGTGGATGGCCGTGCTGATCGCCAACGATCGGCCACCCCGCCGCTCGGACGAACCCCGCCGATTCGACAATGTGCGCCGCACCCCCTTGTTCCCGACGGCCGAACGGCCCGCCATCGAGGCGCACCACCCGCCGCAACCGCACCCGGGCTCGAAGGGCCGCGGCTACGACAGCGGTTCGGGGTCTGCTCGGGCCAATTGGCCATAA